The following coding sequences are from one Capsicum annuum cultivar UCD-10X-F1 chromosome 3, UCD10Xv1.1, whole genome shotgun sequence window:
- the LOC124896877 gene encoding uncharacterized protein LOC124896877 has protein sequence MFQHVEQNKKIVDESVGEAKFSDSQNTFPDEEVKSINLDFIQQNLRVRDDSKNIEAAAEIIENTSMADCEKPNLDEQINSEVHNHEAVFGEGKSQPDLRDSQVTIPDELLPNLNEYVNLKRSIIVHSSANKEQTPLNVSRIKKPSKFKESPFTTKFGSAEGSTEVQTKKFKLKHPFESHPIFDIEDTKVTNKFMTWLSVELLKYHAKKSNKEEYYLKNKSKISALNLAFYQLKARISSMLWVFLNSHGEMRDCGLYMITYAKCLTFSGSVPKVDFDPDLLRTRYTSMLWHYSTKK, from the exons ATGTTTCAACATGTTGAACAGAACAAAAAAATTGTTGATGAAAGTGTGGGTGAAGCAAAATTTTCAGATTCACAAAACACATTTCCAGATGAGGAGGTTAAAAGTATCAATCTTGATTTCATACAACAAAATTTGAGAGTTCGAGATGATTCAAAG AACATTGAAGCGGCTgcagaaataattgaaaatacaTCAATGGCTGATTGTGAAAAACCAAATTTAGATGAACAAATTAATTCAGAAGTCCACAACCATGAAGCAGTTTTTGGAGAAGGAAAATCTCAACCAGATTTACGTGATTCTCAAGTAACAATTCCTGATGAGTTGCTACCCAATCTTAACGAATATGTGAATCTGAAAAGAAGCATTATTGTTCATTCATCTGCAAATAAAGAACAAACTCCTCTGAATGTTTCAAGAATTAAAAAACCATCTAAATTCAAGGAATCACCATTCACTACGAAATTTGGTTCAGCAGAAG GAAGCACAGAAGTGcagacaaaaaaatttaaattgaagcaTCCATTTGAATCTCATCcaatttttgatattgaagaCACTAAGGTCACCAATAAGTTCATGACGTGGCTTTCAGTGGAACTTCTCAAATATCATGCAAAGAA AAGCAACAAAGAGGAATATTATCTGAAAAACAAGTCCAAGATATCAGCTTTGAATTTGGCATTCTATCAGTTGAAGGCAAGAATTAGTTCTATGTTATGGGTATTCCTGAACAGTCATGGTGAGATGAG GGATTGTGGGTTATATATGATTACATATGCTAAGTGCCTTACATTTAGTGGAAGTGTTCCAAAAGTTGACTTTGATCCAGATCTTCTCCGCACGAGATACACTTCAATGTTGTGGCATTAtagtacaaaaaaataa